A genomic region of Candidatus Cybelea sp. contains the following coding sequences:
- a CDS encoding phosphatidate cytidylyltransferase encodes MSARRIVVGLIVAAIGLFCVIFPWAFYLLLLAIGLASIYEFNYLCAIKGQPLEYPVAQLGVVAYIAMAVFNVLHNWEGVLLAGIIVAAFWIGMYGEQKGYFARTAYTLLAVLYIGKLLTYFVFIRQIDGNGMWLTFYVIAIIALTDIFAMVVGSLIGRHRLSKISPNKTIEGSVGSMLLATAFATGATWFAPLHLQWWQGAALGALTSVAAQIGDLVESAFKRDAGVKDAGGMIVGHGGVLDRFDSYLLGGVTFFALLHLLGVLQLQ; translated from the coding sequence TTGAGCGCACGGCGGATCGTCGTCGGCCTGATCGTCGCGGCGATCGGACTCTTCTGCGTAATTTTCCCCTGGGCGTTCTATCTGCTGCTGCTGGCCATCGGTCTGGCGAGCATCTACGAATTCAACTATCTCTGTGCGATCAAGGGACAGCCGCTGGAGTACCCTGTCGCGCAGCTCGGCGTCGTCGCCTACATCGCGATGGCCGTCTTCAACGTCCTGCACAACTGGGAAGGCGTGCTGCTCGCCGGAATCATCGTCGCCGCCTTTTGGATCGGCATGTACGGCGAGCAGAAGGGATACTTCGCGCGCACCGCCTACACGCTGCTCGCGGTCCTCTATATCGGCAAGCTCCTGACCTATTTCGTGTTTATTCGACAGATCGACGGCAACGGAATGTGGCTGACGTTCTACGTCATCGCGATCATCGCGCTAACCGATATCTTTGCGATGGTCGTGGGCTCGCTCATCGGGCGGCACCGGCTGAGCAAGATCTCTCCGAACAAAACGATCGAAGGCTCCGTCGGGTCGATGCTGCTCGCCACCGCCTTCGCAACGGGCGCGACCTGGTTTGCGCCTTTGCACCTGCAATGGTGGCAGGGCGCGGCGCTCGGCGCATTGACCAGCGTTGCCGCACAAATCGGCGACTTGGTCGAGTCTGCCTTCAAACGTGACGCCGGCGTGAAAGATGCGGGCGGGATGATCGTCGGCCACGGCGGCGTGCTCGATCGTTTTGACTCCTATCTTCTCGGCGGCGTAACGTTTTTCGCGCTGCTGCATCTCTTGGGCGTGCTGCAGCTCCAATGA